One window from the genome of Canis lupus dingo isolate Sandy chromosome 15, ASM325472v2, whole genome shotgun sequence encodes:
- the LOC125752546 gene encoding basic proline-rich protein-like, whose amino-acid sequence MIVIPGMIPKRFLKLCDHSRGENRAVLGRATDFLHTVDRDLKLSTTKRLPQPLCPLPEANANAASGKQREQQPDAHSLRSRGHEAAAATGVTPDPGPRHPPRPPGPPTPPRDPPAPRPPGLPWPPITAPGPPEPPGIPPPPPASRAPRIPAAPLHPPGLPGPPDPGAPASRAEIRRPDQTRRAHAHAHAHARTLTLRPSAEQPRWKLAGCPRRPRRPRRRPGCALPPSRAAPSAAARGGSGRNAAARPGAPAAPPPRPWESSAPPAPRGPGRGEQPPPEHPEVPAGENSPTPSTPRSRPGRAAPPRAPRGPGRGRAAPPRVSTPPRAPRGPGARAVGEQRPPPPRVHPEAPAPGPWESNAPPRAPPECTPRPRRPAVGEQRPPVPPRVRPEVPAPGRGRAAPPRVHPRPRRPAVGEQRPPECTPRPRRPAVGEQRPPECTPRPRRRAVRAAPPRVHPEAPAPGRGRAAPPRVHPEAPAPGRESSAPRRRPPRAPRSPARRVGPGRRVLRSAVPPRVGTGPGPGGRAAAAPQAPARGRGRAQAGRPGTGAAPRGAQGPLPRRPPAPRGGVSGPGGAPDPPLGTRESGRGGREAGGGGAPVGPRRRGTAPGSLASTLHRRPRPRRAQGSGLPARLARPESRRPGPSAAPSPRPPRPRSPLPGPAPKDGETKWRPERTMVRSRGSGPADAGRAPRPRSPRRWRRPAAAPALLLGLLPPVWRSPSVGKPQETCFGKSAQGWSPTHYAQTRAGDGVRSSPAAPSPAQQLLDLEEESRTGNTGKPGNAVCGKSNQSQVLAMVKHVF is encoded by the exons ATGATAGTCATTCCAGGCATGATTCCCAAGAGATTCTTAAAACTATG TGACCACTCCCGAGGAGAAAATAGAGCCGTTTTAGGAAGAGCAACAGATTTCCTCCACACTGTGGACCGGGATCTAAAACTCTCCACCACCAAGCGCCTCCCTCAACCCTTGTGTCCCTTACCGGAGG CCAATGCAAATGCAGCCTCGGGGAAGCAGCGTGAGCAGCAGCCAGACGCGCACAGCCTGCGGTCGCGGGGGCACGAGGCCGCGGCGGCCACCGGGGtgaccccggaccccggaccccgacaccctccccggcctcccgggCCCCCGACCCCTCCCCGGGACCCCCCGGCTCCCCGCCCTCCCGGTCTCCCCTGGCCCCCGATCACCGCCCCCGGTCCCCCCGAACCCCCCGgcatcccgcccccccccccggcatcCCGGGCCCCCCGCATCCCGGCCGCCCCTCTGCATCCCCCCGGTCTCCCCGGACCCCCGGATCCCGGTGCCCCGGCATCCCGGGCAGAAATTCGGCGGCCAGATCAGACCaggcgcgcacacgcacacgcacacgcacacgcgcgcacactTACTCTTCGCCCCAGCGCCGAGCAGCCCCGCTGGAAGTTAGCTggctgcccccgccgcccccgccgcccccgccgccgccccggctgTGCGCTCCCTCCCAGCCGAGCGGCTCCCAGCGCAGCAGCCCGCGGGGGAAGCGGCCGCAACGCCGCCGCGCGGCCTggagcccccgccgccccgccgccccggccgtGGGAGAGCAGCGCCCCCCCTGCGCCCCGAGGCCCCGGCCGGGGAGAGCAGCCCCCCCCCGAGCACCCCGAGGTCCCGGCCGGGGAGAACAGCCCCACCCCGAGCACCCCGAGGTCCCGGCCGGGGAGAGCAGCCCCACCCCGTGCACCCCGAGGTCCCGGCCGTGGGAGAGCAGCGCCCCCCCGCGTGTCGACCCCCCCGCGTGCGCCCCGAGGCCCCGGCGCCCGGGCCGTGGGAgagcagcgccccccccccccccgcgtgcACCCGGAGGCCCCGGCGCCCGGGCCGTGGGAGAGCAACGCCCCCCCGCGTGCGCCCCCCGAGTGCACCCCGAGGCCCCGGCGCCCCGCAGTGGGAGAGCAGCGCCCCCCCGTGCCCCCCCGCGTGCGCCCCGAGGTCCCGGCGCCCGGCCGTGGGAGAGCAGCGCCCCCCCGAGTGCACCCGAGGCCCCGGCGCCCGGCCGTGGGAGAGCAGCGCCCCCCCGAGTGCACCCCGAGGCCCCGGCGCCCGGCCGTGGGAGAGCAGCGCCCCCCCGAGTGCACCCCGAGGCCCCGGCGCCGGGCCGTGAGAGCAGCGCCCCCCCGAGTGCACCCCGAGGCCCCGGCGCCCGGCCGTGGGAGAGCAGCGCCCCCCCGAGTGCACCCCGAGGCCCCGGCGCCGGGCCGTGAGAGCAGCGCCCCCCGTCGGCGCCCCCCTCGGGCCCCGCGCTCCCCTGCGCGCCGAGTCGGCCCCGGGCGCCGTGTCCTGCGCTCCGCCGTCCCTCCGCGCGTGGGCACCGGGCCGGGCCCCGGGGGCAGAGCAGCCGCAGCGCCGCAGGCCCCGGCGAGGGGAAGGGGACGAGCCCAGGCCGGGCGCCCGGGGACAGGGGCGGCCCCTCGGGGCGCGCAGGGTCCGCTCCCTCGCCGGCCTCCCGCACCCCGCGGCGGCGTTTCCGGGCCTGGGGGCGCCCCCGACCCCCCGCTGGGAACGCGGGAGAGCGGGCGCGGGGGACgcgaggcggggggcgggggcgcaccTGTCGGGCCCCGGCGCCGCGGCACCGCCCCGGGCTCGCTCGCGTCCACGCTCCACAGGCGGCCCCGGCCGCGACGTGCCCAGGGCAGCGGGCTCCCCGCTCGGCTCGCGCGCCCCGAGAGCCGGCGCCCCGGCCCCTCTGCGGCTCCCTCCCCGAGGCCCCCGAGGCCCcggagccccctccccggccctgcaCCGAAGGACGGAGAAACAAAGTGGAGACCAGAACGCACCATGGTGAGGTCCCGCGGCTCCGGTCCCGCCGACGCTggccgcgctccccgcccccggTCCCCCCGCAGGTggcggcggccggcggcggcTCCCGCTCTGCTCCTCGGCCTTTTGCCTCCGGTTTGGCGCAGCCCAAGTGTCGGAAAACCGCAAGAAACCTGCTTCGGAAAATCAGCTCAGGGTTGGAGTCCCACCCACTACGCCCAGACTAGGGCAGGGGACGGAGTCCGGTCCTCCCCAGCCGCCCCGTCGCCAGCCCAGCAGTTACT TGACCTCGAGGAGGAATCAAGAACAGGAAACACTGGAAAACCAG GCAATGCGGTATGTGGGAAAAGCAACCAATCTCAGGTACTAGCGATGGTGAAACACGTGTTCTGA